A genomic segment from Phragmites australis chromosome 6, lpPhrAust1.1, whole genome shotgun sequence encodes:
- the LOC133922899 gene encoding uncharacterized protein LOC133922899, translated as MGYLHSRESYVRLQGRRWRRGARGFRLCPRNRFSVRRLRSELLTFLGIVGRYVRLLVRRLSRRGGSGRNSCSRSGSRKVLVGAGKDAASAAANEAPSFVRSNSFYAQAIADCLEFIKRNSVPVEDYRSVSARRS; from the coding sequence ATGGGTTATTTGCATTCGCGGGAGAGCTACGTGAGGCTGCAgggccggcggtggcggcgtggGGCGAGGGGGTTCCGGCTGTGCCCGAGGAACCGGTTCTCCGTGCGGCGGCTGCGGTCCGAGCTGCTGACGTTCCTGGGCATCGTCGGCCGGTACGTGCGCCTGCTCGTGAGGAGGCTGTcgcgccgcggcggcagcggcaggaACAGCTGCTCACGGAGCGGCAGCAGAAAGGTTCTCGTCGGGGCTGGGAAAGACGCGGCTTCGGCGGCGGCAAACGAGGCGCCGTCGTTCGTGCGGTCCAACTCGTTCTACGCGCAGGCGATCGCCGACTGCCTCGAGTTCATCAAGCGCAACTCCGTGCCGGTTGAAGACTACCGCAGCGTCAGCGCCAGGAGATCATAG